A section of the Estrella lausannensis genome encodes:
- the argS gene encoding arginine--tRNA ligase, translated as MQTPKEHLLRNFSEALEHSFHPLSQEAGSVPLEITKSTQDKFGHYQFNSAMRLAKPLGQPPRAIAEKIIENLSKDGMIEKLEIAGPGFVNITLLPSYLSSLVNAIARDERAGIESPATPQRIVIDFSSPNIAKELHVGHLRSTIIGDCLARLFEFKGHDVVRLNHIGDWGTQFGMLIAFMKQDVPEAFQNPEGYALEDLMGWYKQAKAKFDSDENFKTNSQKEVGRLQGGDSSSLKAWEAICSISRQSYLEIYRLLDIEIKDRGESFYNPFLKDVVDELQKKGLVQESDGALCIFMKGFTNREGEPLPLIIRKTDGGYNYATTDLAAIRQRIRDEKADRIIYVTDAGQASHFKMIFQAAEEAGWLDPQKTRVDHVPFGLVLGPDGKKFKTRSGETERLIDLITTAIEKAYSIVSERQSEMAEEEKRHLAEKLGTSSIKYADLSCHRTGDYTFSYDRMLKFEGNTASYLLYSFVRIQGIKKKVGKETEEILNESQAVLSHPSEIALGLHLAQFGETLDQMANDLLPNQLTEYLYQLAEKFNAFFRDCRVEGSEEEGSRLTLIVATERVLKAGLHILGIGTVERM; from the coding sequence ATGCAAACTCCCAAAGAGCACCTCCTGCGTAATTTTTCAGAAGCCCTAGAGCACTCATTCCACCCCCTTTCGCAGGAAGCTGGCTCCGTCCCTCTTGAAATCACCAAAAGCACGCAAGACAAGTTCGGCCACTACCAGTTCAACTCCGCCATGCGCCTCGCCAAACCCCTTGGCCAGCCGCCGCGGGCTATTGCAGAGAAAATTATCGAAAACCTGAGCAAAGACGGAATGATTGAAAAACTGGAGATTGCCGGCCCCGGCTTTGTCAACATCACCCTCTTACCCTCTTATCTCTCATCCCTCGTCAATGCTATCGCCCGCGATGAGAGAGCCGGAATAGAGTCTCCTGCGACCCCCCAACGCATCGTGATCGACTTCTCCAGCCCCAACATCGCCAAAGAGCTTCACGTCGGCCACCTCCGTTCAACCATTATCGGAGACTGCCTTGCCCGCCTGTTTGAATTTAAAGGGCATGACGTTGTACGTCTCAACCACATCGGCGACTGGGGAACTCAGTTCGGCATGCTGATCGCCTTCATGAAACAAGATGTTCCGGAAGCCTTCCAAAACCCCGAAGGCTACGCTCTCGAAGACCTGATGGGCTGGTATAAACAGGCTAAAGCCAAATTCGACAGCGACGAGAATTTCAAGACAAATTCTCAGAAAGAGGTCGGCCGCCTGCAAGGAGGAGATTCTTCCTCGCTAAAGGCCTGGGAGGCCATCTGCAGCATCTCAAGGCAGTCATACCTCGAAATTTACCGTCTCCTGGATATCGAAATCAAAGACAGGGGCGAGTCCTTCTACAATCCTTTCCTGAAAGATGTAGTCGACGAACTTCAGAAAAAAGGGCTTGTCCAGGAGTCGGACGGAGCTCTTTGCATTTTCATGAAAGGCTTCACCAACAGGGAGGGCGAGCCTCTCCCCCTGATCATCCGGAAAACAGATGGCGGCTACAACTATGCCACAACCGATCTTGCTGCCATACGCCAGCGCATCCGAGATGAAAAAGCGGACCGAATCATCTACGTTACCGATGCCGGGCAGGCGAGCCATTTCAAAATGATTTTTCAGGCAGCGGAAGAGGCGGGATGGCTAGATCCCCAAAAGACGCGGGTGGATCACGTTCCTTTTGGACTTGTGCTTGGCCCCGACGGAAAAAAATTCAAGACACGCTCCGGGGAGACAGAAAGACTGATCGACCTGATCACGACGGCTATCGAAAAGGCCTACTCCATCGTCAGCGAGCGCCAATCTGAAATGGCGGAAGAGGAAAAACGCCACTTGGCCGAAAAGCTAGGCACCTCTTCGATTAAATACGCTGACCTCTCCTGCCACAGAACAGGAGACTACACTTTCAGCTATGACAGGATGTTAAAATTTGAGGGCAACACCGCAAGCTACCTTCTCTACAGCTTTGTACGTATCCAGGGAATAAAGAAGAAGGTCGGCAAGGAAACGGAGGAGATCTTAAATGAATCCCAAGCCGTACTGAGCCATCCGAGTGAAATCGCGCTCGGACTACACCTTGCGCAATTCGGCGAGACGCTCGACCAGATGGCAAACGATCTTTTGCCCAATCAGCTCACGGAATACCTCTATCAGCTGGCGGAAAAATTCAACGCCTTTTTCAGGGATTGCCGCGTCGAAGGTTCAGAGGAAGAGGGATCGCGCCTGACGCTGATCGTCGCTACCGAGCGCGTGCTGAAAGCCGGCCTGCATATTCTGGGCATCGGCACCGTCGAGAGAATGTAA
- a CDS encoding esterase/lipase family protein, whose translation MAIDSLNTGRTDMNGRFPLPEEEKKVEGSPLRIKDIAHIAFYTLGALFAAAATISLIVSLTVISAEAIAGTILTISLIGLGTLAGLKLWELATPHLPECLRRVANIIQILVTEVLGILSLIALFPVDLTKSDPKTRDEINPEETPILMIHGFLGSSNNWVYHKSRLKAAGYQNVFSINLGNPLISIDEYARRVDAKVKEIQELTGRKDIRLLTHSMGGLVARQWRYTMAQDTDVKEIVTLGTPLDGTYVAYGTLGLSSCGKEMFPGSDFVKQQQEWAAHDQTTDYYHIATKTDLIILPMDSAKRGGSPGDKLKVDTLDATGHVGYLFSDKAADLVIDYFKAKDRHPGPVSAV comes from the coding sequence ATGGCTATTGATTCTTTGAATACAGGAAGAACTGATATGAACGGCCGCTTTCCCTTGCCGGAAGAGGAAAAGAAAGTGGAAGGCTCGCCCCTTCGCATCAAAGACATTGCCCATATCGCTTTTTACACTCTGGGCGCCCTGTTTGCCGCTGCGGCGACAATTAGTCTGATTGTCTCCCTGACAGTGATCTCGGCGGAAGCCATTGCCGGAACGATCTTGACTATCTCCCTGATCGGCCTAGGCACTCTTGCCGGGTTGAAGCTTTGGGAACTGGCGACACCTCACCTTCCCGAATGTCTGCGGAGAGTTGCCAACATCATCCAAATCTTAGTGACGGAAGTGTTGGGCATCCTATCCCTCATCGCGCTGTTTCCTGTCGACCTAACCAAGAGCGATCCTAAAACGCGAGACGAGATCAATCCCGAAGAAACTCCGATTCTGATGATCCACGGATTCTTGGGCAGTTCCAACAACTGGGTCTATCACAAGTCAAGGCTTAAAGCGGCCGGTTACCAAAATGTTTTCTCCATCAACTTGGGTAATCCTCTGATCTCCATTGATGAGTACGCCAGGCGGGTCGATGCCAAAGTGAAAGAGATACAGGAGCTGACAGGTCGAAAAGACATCCGCCTACTTACCCATTCCATGGGCGGGCTTGTCGCAAGGCAGTGGCGCTATACGATGGCCCAAGACACTGACGTGAAAGAGATTGTTACCCTCGGCACTCCATTGGATGGAACCTATGTCGCCTACGGTACGCTGGGGCTCTCTTCCTGCGGAAAGGAGATGTTTCCCGGTTCCGATTTCGTCAAGCAGCAGCAGGAGTGGGCGGCGCACGATCAAACTACCGACTACTACCATATCGCGACGAAAACCGACCTGATCATTTTGCCGATGGATTCTGCCAAGCGCGGCGGCAGCCCGGGCGATAAACTCAAAGTGGATACGTTGGATGCCACCGGCCACGTCGGTTATCTTTTCTCCGACAAAGCCGCCGACTTAGTGATTGATTACTTCAAAGCGAAAGATCGACACCCTGGCCCGGTAAGCGCTGTTTAA
- a CDS encoding KamA family radical SAM protein, whose amino-acid sequence MTSSWQSILRTNFTSVDELAAYLQLGEEDRAQLLAKSPFTLNVPERLAAKMAKGTLDDPLARQFFAHTLETKQGEGFLDDPNAESLYTLTGKMLKKYAGRALIVTTSACAMHCRYCFRQNYPYEKEKADFEEELSGLRSDTSLFEVILSGGDPLSLPDRRLMTLLEGIDAIPHIQLIRFHTRFPIGIPERIDDAFLDLFASINKQIVFVVHVNHARELDSDVLFSLKRIQKLGIPVLSQSVLLKDVNDTVEALEELMLKLSANGIIPYYLHQLDRVRGSQRFEVGDERAIALIGQIRERLPGYAVPQLVREIPGHLHKTPLLVPRTLRES is encoded by the coding sequence ATGACTTCATCTTGGCAATCCATTCTTAGAACCAACTTTACTTCAGTTGACGAGCTGGCGGCTTACCTGCAGCTTGGAGAAGAAGACCGCGCTCAGCTTTTGGCTAAAAGCCCATTTACGCTCAACGTCCCGGAAAGGCTCGCGGCTAAAATGGCCAAAGGCACTCTCGATGACCCTCTGGCACGTCAGTTTTTTGCGCATACTCTCGAGACGAAGCAAGGGGAGGGTTTTTTGGACGATCCCAATGCGGAGTCCCTCTACACGTTGACCGGCAAGATGCTAAAAAAGTATGCCGGCCGGGCGCTCATTGTCACCACCTCTGCCTGCGCAATGCACTGCCGCTACTGTTTTCGCCAGAACTACCCCTATGAAAAAGAGAAGGCCGATTTTGAAGAGGAGCTCTCCGGTTTAAGGAGTGACACTTCCCTGTTTGAGGTGATTTTGAGCGGCGGCGACCCGCTGAGTTTACCAGATCGCAGGCTGATGACTCTGCTCGAAGGAATTGATGCCATCCCCCATATCCAACTGATTCGTTTCCATACCCGCTTTCCGATCGGTATCCCGGAAAGAATCGATGACGCCTTTTTAGACCTCTTCGCATCCATAAATAAGCAGATTGTTTTCGTGGTGCACGTCAATCACGCCCGCGAACTCGATTCTGATGTGCTGTTCAGTCTGAAAAGGATCCAGAAACTGGGAATTCCCGTGCTTTCTCAGTCGGTGCTTTTAAAAGACGTCAATGACACAGTCGAGGCGCTTGAAGAGTTGATGCTCAAGCTATCTGCCAACGGCATCATCCCCTATTACTTACATCAACTGGATCGCGTCAGAGGCTCTCAGCGTTTTGAGGTGGGTGATGAGAGAGCGATCGCCCTGATCGGGCAGATTAGAGAGCGCCTGCCAGGCTACGCCGTTCCTCAGCTGGTGCGAGAAATTCCCGGTCATCTGCATAAAACTCCTTTGCTTGTGCCCCGCACTCTAAGAGAAAGTTAA
- a CDS encoding Leu/Phe/Val dehydrogenase: MLSIKEHLVNGYETVIEAEDRETNLHCFIAIHNTHRGPALGGVRIYPYKGEKEALEDVLRLSRAMTAKSSLAELSLGGGKSVIIADPKKDKTPAMLRSFGEVINSLKGSYIVAEDVGSSAEDMLIIREKTPYVVALPTERSSGDPSPFTAFGVLKGMEAAAKKLFGSASLLTRAVAIQGLGHVGHCLAEQLFWAGAKVYIADIDEEKARHFAKKWGAIAVSPSEIHRVPCDIFSPCALGGVLNPQSIKELNCLAVVGSANNQLLSDDDDKLLFERKILYAPDFIINAGGLINVSEELSPMGYNPANAISKIRKIFDTATVVFYRSEKEKRGTGSIALELAMENLKKR; the protein is encoded by the coding sequence CGTGATCGAAGCAGAAGACCGGGAGACAAACCTGCACTGCTTCATTGCGATCCATAATACGCACCGAGGGCCGGCACTCGGCGGCGTCCGCATCTATCCCTATAAAGGGGAAAAAGAAGCGCTAGAAGATGTGCTGCGCCTCTCGCGCGCCATGACAGCTAAATCTTCTCTTGCCGAATTGAGCTTGGGGGGAGGGAAAAGCGTCATCATCGCCGATCCGAAAAAAGATAAGACTCCGGCGATGCTCCGCAGCTTTGGCGAGGTAATCAATTCACTAAAAGGTAGTTACATAGTTGCAGAAGATGTCGGCTCATCGGCTGAGGACATGCTCATCATCCGGGAAAAGACCCCCTATGTAGTCGCTCTTCCGACCGAGAGATCAAGCGGCGACCCCAGCCCTTTCACGGCCTTCGGAGTCTTGAAAGGAATGGAAGCTGCCGCCAAAAAACTGTTCGGCTCCGCTTCTCTTCTTACGAGAGCGGTGGCGATACAAGGACTTGGCCATGTAGGCCACTGCCTTGCAGAACAGCTTTTCTGGGCGGGGGCTAAAGTCTATATCGCCGATATCGATGAAGAGAAGGCCCGCCACTTCGCTAAAAAATGGGGCGCAATAGCGGTTTCCCCCTCCGAAATCCATCGGGTGCCCTGCGACATCTTCTCACCTTGCGCCTTGGGAGGTGTATTAAACCCTCAATCGATTAAGGAACTTAACTGCCTGGCAGTTGTTGGCTCGGCCAACAATCAACTGCTGAGCGATGATGACGACAAGCTTCTCTTTGAGCGTAAGATCCTCTACGCCCCCGATTTCATCATCAACGCGGGAGGCCTCATCAATGTGTCCGAAGAGTTGAGCCCCATGGGATACAATCCTGCAAACGCGATCAGCAAAATCCGTAAAATTTTTGATACGGCCACGGTCGTGTTTTACCGCTCCGAGAAGGAGAAGCGGGGAACAGGGTCGATTGCCCTCGAGCTTGCCATGGAAAACCTCAAGAAGCGATAG